GCCTAGACCTAATCTATGGCTAACAAGATAGAAACATTTTTGTTCCACATTGAGTATTAAAAATAATCTAAGGAAGAGAAAGATGAGCAAAGAAAATGTGTTTTCAGTTACAAGCGTTGCTAAAGCTGTTGCAGTGTCATTATTTTGTTTTTCAGGTGCAGTCATTGCTGCGGATACTGATCGAGTCACAGAATTAGAAGAACGTTTAGATGCATTAGAAATGGAATTAATTGAAGCCAAAGATGCAGCTAATAAAACAGACCGATTAAAGTTTTCAAGCAGCAGCCCTTCACCTGAATTTATCTCTAAGGATGGCAAGTCGACCATGGAATTTTCTGGTCGCATTCAATTGGACTATGTTAATTCAGATGATTTTTACACCGGCAGTAAACGTGAGTTTGAAGGTGGCGCAAATACGGTTGATTTTCGTCGAGTGCGTTTTGGGGTCGAAGGCTACTTTTCAAATGTTTGGAAGTATTCATTAGAGTTTGATTTTGATGGTGAATCAGAAGTTGAAGTGAAAGATGCCAATGTCAGCTACCGAGGCTGGGAAAATTCAGAATTGACCATGGGTTTCCAAAAGTTTGGTTTTGGTCTTGAAGCGACTGGCAGTTCAAAGAATTTAGCGTTTTTAGAGCGTGCGAGTACAGATACTTTCTCACCCGATCGTAATGTCGGTGTGCAGTGGTTATACAAAGGTAATGACTACAACTTAATGTTGGGTTACGGCACCACTGCAAACATCAATGACGATGATTTGAACTTCAAACAAGATGTCTATAACGGCCGCTTTACCATGGCGCCAATTAAAACAAGTGATCACCTTTTACACTTAGGTGTCAGTGGTATGTATACCAACAATAATAGTGAAGCAGAAGAAATGCGCTATCGTGCCCGCCCAAGCAGCAAGCCTGTGGGTCGCACTATTGATACTGGTAAGTTTGATGCTGAATCAGTACAAAGCTATGGCTTAGAAATGGCTTATCAACATCGAAACCTGTTGATTCAAGGTGAGTATGTGACCTCAAAAGCGGATCAAGTTGATGATGAGTCAGTGTCTGTTGATGCCTACTATCTGCAAGCGGTTTATACCTTAACGGGTGAGCAATGGAATTACAGCAGTAAGAAAGGCACTTTCAAAACGGTTAAACCTGCCAATGCTATCTCTGCTGGTGGCTACGGCGCCTGGGAAGTTGCGGCGCGCATTGATGTGGCAAACTTCGATGACACCGATGCTGGCATCACTGGCGGTGAGAAAACCGATTATATCCTTGGTGTGAACTGGTACTTAGAAAACAACCTTAAAGCCCAGTTGAACTATGTGCACACTCAAGCTGATTACAAAACCCCTTATACAGATATTAACGGCGTAGAAATGTATGACCAAGACGGCAATATTTTTCAAGCCAGACTCCAATTTACATTCTAATTGAAGGATAATTTTTGATGAGAAATAATCTATTTTTAATCGGTTTGGTAAACCTCTGCTTAAGTTCTAGTGCTTATGCTTTATCGCCAGATGCGTTTACCTCGCTTGAATACCATGTAAATACTGGTACGGCGAAAACCATGCCTTATGCAGCGTCTAAGCAAACTGATGAGTTTAAAGAAGCGTTTAGTTTTATCAACTTGAAAGAGGACGTCAGAGTTAAGTTAGTGACCTATCTCGATACGCCAAATCGCGCTTTTAAAGCCAAAAGTATTAATATCCGCGTGCGTGAAGATTTAGGTAAGCCACGTAAAAGTAAAATTACCGTCAAACTGCGTGCTGAAAATCCAGAAGGCTTTGGAGAATTAACCAATTTCCGCAAAGCTGAGATTGATTACACTGATGGCAAAGCAGCTTACAGCGTGAGTTACGACGTGCCATATTCACCATCAGAAATTGACGTAAAGAATGTCGACATTAATGCCGTGTTTGCCATTCTTAAGCGCAACCCTGTGATGTGGGACATTGTTGGAGATATCTACGAAGCCAATAAGCAAGATGTGGCTCAAACCATGGTCATGCGCACGCATGGTTGGGAAGGCACATTAAATGATAAACGTTTTGATAATATCGAAATCGACTATCAATTATGGACGCCGTATTACCGTAAACCGCGCATCAGCTTTAACGAGTTCTCTTTCAAAGGGCACGTAAAAGATAAAGCGCAATTAGAGCAAGTGTATCAACATTTATATGAGCAAGTTGAAGCCGTTGGTTTTGAACATGGTCATAGTGGTTCGAAAACAAGCTCTACCTTTAAAATGAGCAAAGGGTTCAATTAAGTTCCACGCGCTCACCCCATGACTGGGCATTATCACCCTCACTCCCATTGGTAGTGCTCAGTCATTCTTAATTTTTCCCCTGTCA
This window of the Shewanella goraebulensis genome carries:
- a CDS encoding OprO/OprP family phosphate-selective porin is translated as MSKENVFSVTSVAKAVAVSLFCFSGAVIAADTDRVTELEERLDALEMELIEAKDAANKTDRLKFSSSSPSPEFISKDGKSTMEFSGRIQLDYVNSDDFYTGSKREFEGGANTVDFRRVRFGVEGYFSNVWKYSLEFDFDGESEVEVKDANVSYRGWENSELTMGFQKFGFGLEATGSSKNLAFLERASTDTFSPDRNVGVQWLYKGNDYNLMLGYGTTANINDDDLNFKQDVYNGRFTMAPIKTSDHLLHLGVSGMYTNNNSEAEEMRYRARPSSKPVGRTIDTGKFDAESVQSYGLEMAYQHRNLLIQGEYVTSKADQVDDESVSVDAYYLQAVYTLTGEQWNYSSKKGTFKTVKPANAISAGGYGAWEVAARIDVANFDDTDAGITGGEKTDYILGVNWYLENNLKAQLNYVHTQADYKTPYTDINGVEMYDQDGNIFQARLQFTF